Proteins encoded in a region of the Populus nigra chromosome 3, ddPopNigr1.1, whole genome shotgun sequence genome:
- the LOC133688245 gene encoding glutamate receptor 2.8-like: MRMAKQKSFFCFLCFLLVILWSEQVIMGKVIIRVGVVLDMNSAVGKTAESCISAAETDFYARNADYRTRISLVTRDSKGDVVTAASAALDLMKNEEVEAIIGPQRSSEAKFVIELGAKTQMPILSFSATSPALTPVQSNYFIRTAQSDSSQVKAIASIVETYGWREIVLIYEGTEYGIALVPYLLNALHAIRTRVPYESCIPSSSDDTEIMNELHKIKKMQESVFLVHMTASMGSRLFLLAESAGMMSVGYAWLVTTGLSTLLDPVDAKVMDSMEGVLGVKPYVPKSIELEGFKSRWKKNFNSENLFGLWAYDTVWAIAMAVERAGIVHSRFLKQNASNRSVDLAALGISEMGPRLLKSILNTTFDGLSGKFQLVKGEMAPFAFEIFNVVGRSERVIGYWTEKGRLSQSLDGSSKISHSNSKTKLKQPIWPGGAIQQPKKLRIGVPVRSGFSEFIEVKWHQQTNETIVSGFSAEVFFAVHDILPFPLPYEFIPFMKKSSRESAGTYDDLLRQIKLQEFDAVVGDTTIVAYRSSYVDFTLPYSESGVTMVVLMKRDERDNMWIFLKPLSPKLWLVTGLAFFVTGLVVWVLEHRTNREFRGTPEQQLGTVIWFSFSTLVFAHRERPENNLTRFVLIIWIFVVLIISQSYTASLASMLTVQRMHPAFVDVKEIKRNNYFVGHQKDSFVKDFLKKELLFNDTMLREYSNPEEYHDALSNGSVAAIFDEIPYVRRFLDGKNRCSKFQMVGPTYQTDGFGFAFPLNSPLVSHFSRAILNVTEDHDKMEEIKTKSFGREITCEDQGAETSSGGLRLSSFAGLFLISGVASISSLLIYIIRFLRSNYPASNTMNEEQSMWLRILEVAKRFDQKDPSVHHLRRTESRVHPVTGPESIGASPETGNVHEMTSNEGAEDVGENQNHNNLTSWNSGTNFIASNADTVAPNTPERNRASPDTAYVHEVTSDEGAEVVVWDQNGGNPTSVNSGTNTNTM; this comes from the exons CACTGgatttaatgaaaaatgaagaagtTGAAGCAATCATAGGGCCTCAAAGATCATCAGAAGCCAAGTTTGTGATAGAGCTTGGAGCCAAGACACAAATGCCGATTCTCTCTTTTTCAGCTACTAGTCCTGCTCTCACTCCAGTTCAAAGCAATTACTTTATCCGGACAGCTCAAAGTGATtcctctcaagtgaaagccaTTGCCAGCATTGTCGAAACTTATGGTTGGAGGGAAATTGTTCTAATCTATGAAGGCACAGAATATGGCATTGCTTTGGTTCCATATTTGCTAAATGCCTTGCACGCGATTCGTACTCGAGTTCCCTATGAAAGTTGCATTCCATCGTCTTCCGATGatacagaaatcatgaacgagctccacaaaataaagaaaatgcagGAAAGCGTGTTTCTGGTGCACATGACAGCCTCCATGGGATCCAGACTATTCTTACTCGCCGAAAGCGCAGGAATGATGAGTGTAGGGTATGCATGGCTCGTGACAACAGGATTGTCCACCTTATTAGATCCTGTGGACGCAAAAGTAATGGATTCTATGGAAGGTGTATTAGGTGTAAAGCCATATGTACCAAAATCAATAGAACTTGAAGGTTTCAAATCAAGATGGAAAAAGAATTTCAACTCTGAAAACCTCTTTGGTTTATGGGCATATGATACAGTTTGGGCGATAGCAATGGCAGTGGAGAGGGCTGGCATTGTGCATTCTAGGTTCTTAAAACAAAACGCAAGCAACAGGTCAGTTGATCTTGCGGCTTTGGGAATCTCAGAAATGGGGCCAAGACTCCTGAAGTCCATATTAAACACTACATTTGATGGCTTGAGCGGAAAGTTCCAGTTGGTTAAGGGTGAGATGGCACCTTTCGCCTTTGAAATATTCAATGTGGTGGGGAGATCAGAGAGGGTTATCGGATATTGGACAGAAAAAGGAAGACTTTCTCAGAGCTTGGATGGCAGTAGTAAAATATCACACTCAAATTCCAAAACCAAACTGAAGCAACCAATTTGGCCAGGAGGCGCAATACAACAGCCGAAGAAATTGAGGATTGGGGTTCCAGTGAGAAGCGGTTTTAGCGAATTTATAGAAGTCAAATGGCATCAGCAGACCAATGAGACTATTGTTTCAGGCTTCTCTGCAGAGGTTTTCTTTGCAGTGCATGATATATTACCATTTCCCCTTCCGTATGAATTCATACCCTTTATGAAAAAAAGTAGTAGGGAGAGTGCCGGGACTTACGATGATCTTCTTCGGCAAATCAAACTTCAG GAATTTGATGCAGTGGTTGGAGATACAACGATAGTGGCTTATCGCTCATCATACGTAGATTTCACCTTGCCTTACTCGGAATCAGGCGTAACAATGGTGGTTTTGATGAAACGCGATGAGAGAGATAACATGTGGATTTTCTTGAAGCCACTAAGCCCGAAACTTTGGTTAGTAACTGGACTAGCCTTCTTTGTCACAGGTTTAGTGGTATGGGTGCTCGAACACCGTACAAACAGAGAGTTTAGGGGAACACCAGAGCAACAACTGGGCACAGTTATCTGGTTCTCCTTCTCAACACTGGTCTTTGCACATA GAGAGAGGCCAGAGAACAACCTGACAAGATTTGTCTTGATCATATGGATATTTGTGGTACTTATTATATCTCAGAGTTACACTGCTAGCTTAGCCTCAATGCTAACAGTACAGCGGATGCATCCCGCATTTGTTGATGTCAAAGAGATCAAGAGGAATAATTACTTTGTTGGACACCAGAAAGATTCTTTTGTGAAAGATTTCcttaaaaaagaattactttTCAATGACACGATGTTGAGGGAATATAGCAATCCAGAGGAGTATCACGATGCGTTGTCTAATGGTAGTGTGGCTGCTATCTTTGATGAAATTCCCTACGTTAGACGCTTCCTTGACGGCAAGAACCGCTGCTCTAAATTTCAAATGGTAGGACCAACCTATCAAACCGATGGATTTGGCTTT gcctTCCCACTTAACTCCCCACTAGTCTCTCATTTCTCAAGAGCAATCTTGAATGTCACTGAAGATCatgataaaatggaagaaattaaGACGAAAAGCTTTGGTAGGGAAATCACCTGTGAAGATCAAGGAGCTGAAACCTCTTCAGGTGGTCTAAGATTGTCTAGCTTCGCGGGCCTCTTCCTTATCTCTGGAGTTGCTTCCATATCTTCGCTCCTGATATATATCATCAGGTTCCTTCGCTCAAATTATCCTGCTTCAAACACAATGAATGAAGAACAATCCATGTGGCTGAGAATTCTTGAGGTAGCAAAGCGTTTTGACCAGAAAGATCCCTCCGTCCATCATCTTAGGCGAACTGAATCTAGAGTTCACCCTGTCACAGGTCCTGAAAGTATTGGAGCCTCACCTGAGACTGGCAACGTGCATGAAATGACTTCCAATGAAGGAGCCGAAGATGTTGgagaaaatcaaaaccataacAATCTTACCTCGTGGAATAGTGGTACAAATTTTATTGCCTCCAATGCAGATACCGTTGCCCCTAACACTCCGGAAAGAAACCGAGCTTCACCTGATACTGCCTATGTGCATGAAGTGACTTCCGATGAAGGAGCTGAAGTTGTTGTCTGGGATCAAAACGGTGGCAATCCTACCTCAGTGAACAGTGGTACAAATACTAACACAATGTAG